The following proteins come from a genomic window of Paenibacillus spongiae:
- a CDS encoding GntR family transcriptional regulator, producing MVKATKPHLLTKQSISGDLVELIKNQILEGELNPGDRIVETKLAKDYGISQTPVREAIRQLSGEGIIVIVPNRGPQVRELRMKDVFEIYSLRAVYEGLAIRLAVMKATDDDVRALQSFYEQMKAKVHDDSVSSLLPDSLHIHQTIIELSSHERLIAMYRTISFQISLVNRILGSASTKEKEAWQHLELIEALSKRDPDEAENVMRSHIYRSYCEFADMRKATDPEFDNRAWF from the coding sequence ATGGTGAAAGCGACGAAGCCGCATCTGCTGACAAAGCAAAGTATAAGCGGAGATCTGGTGGAGCTGATTAAGAATCAAATTCTGGAGGGTGAATTAAATCCCGGCGACCGGATCGTGGAGACGAAGCTGGCCAAGGATTACGGCATCAGTCAGACGCCGGTCCGCGAGGCGATTCGTCAATTGTCGGGCGAGGGCATTATCGTGATCGTTCCGAATAGAGGGCCACAGGTTCGCGAATTGCGTATGAAGGATGTCTTCGAAATCTATTCGCTGAGGGCGGTTTATGAAGGATTGGCGATCCGGCTGGCCGTCATGAAGGCGACGGATGACGATGTTCGGGCGCTGCAGAGCTTCTATGAACAGATGAAAGCGAAGGTTCACGACGATTCGGTTTCATCTTTGCTTCCCGATTCTCTGCACATCCACCAAACGATTATCGAGCTCTCCTCGCACGAGCGGCTCATTGCGATGTACAGAACGATTTCCTTCCAGATCTCGCTCGTCAATCGTATTCTGGGCAGCGCTTCAACGAAGGAGAAGGAGGCCTGGCAGCACCTCGAGCTGATCGAGGCGTTAAGCAAGCGGGATCCGGATGAAGCGGAGAATGTGATGCGAAGCCATATTTACCGCTCCTATTGCGAATTTGCCGACATGAGGAAAGCGACTGATCCCGAATTTGATAATCGCGCCTGGTTCTAG
- the cls gene encoding cardiolipin synthase, with protein MLVYQNISVIIIVLNLILAATVIFLERRNVGVTWAWLMILLFIPVVGFALYLLFGQNLSKVKLYKISKKTSRDIKAIVEGQRKAYLHNEITFKDPAIIPYRDLIYMNLTSGPALYTQDNDVHIYTDGNDKFEDLLKSIADAKEHIHLMYYIVRDDAIGRRLIQALTAKAEQGVEVRFLYDAIGSWHLRSSYFTPLLHAGGKVAAFFPLKILYLNIRVNYRNHRKLAIIDGETGYIGGFNVGDEYLGLDKRYGYWRDTHLRIRGSAVLQMQGLFYLDWNLASDAPLPETLDYFPIGPAHGDVGVQIVSSGPNESEEQIKNAFIKMIHSAKRSICIQTPYFIPDESVLTALRLAALSGVEVNLMMPSKPDHKMVYWASFSYLGDLLEAGGRCLLYERGFLHAKSIVVDGKIGSVGTANCDIRSFKLNFEANAIIYDSKTADQLQQIFDMDRIYCRELTLTEYSARSRTQKIKESVTRLLSPIL; from the coding sequence ATGTTAGTGTACCAGAATATATCCGTAATCATAATCGTTCTCAACCTTATTCTTGCCGCGACGGTCATCTTCCTGGAGCGGCGCAATGTTGGCGTCACCTGGGCGTGGCTCATGATTCTGCTCTTTATCCCGGTTGTCGGGTTTGCGCTCTACCTGCTGTTCGGGCAAAATTTGAGCAAGGTGAAGCTGTATAAGATCAGCAAGAAGACCAGCCGGGATATTAAAGCCATCGTGGAAGGCCAGCGCAAAGCGTACCTTCATAACGAAATTACGTTCAAGGATCCCGCGATTATTCCCTACCGCGATTTGATCTACATGAACTTAACGAGCGGTCCTGCTTTGTATACGCAGGATAACGATGTCCATATCTATACGGACGGCAACGACAAGTTCGAGGATCTTCTGAAGTCGATCGCCGATGCCAAGGAACATATCCATCTCATGTATTATATTGTGCGTGATGATGCGATAGGCCGGAGACTCATTCAAGCCTTGACGGCCAAAGCCGAACAAGGCGTCGAGGTACGGTTCCTATACGACGCCATCGGAAGCTGGCATCTGCGCAGCAGCTACTTCACCCCGCTCCTGCATGCGGGAGGAAAGGTCGCAGCCTTCTTCCCGTTGAAAATCCTCTATCTGAACATTCGCGTCAACTACCGGAATCATCGGAAGCTCGCCATTATTGACGGAGAGACAGGATATATCGGCGGTTTCAACGTCGGTGACGAGTACCTCGGTCTTGACAAGCGGTACGGCTATTGGCGGGATACGCATCTTCGGATTCGCGGAAGCGCCGTCCTGCAGATGCAGGGGCTTTTCTATCTGGATTGGAATTTGGCTTCCGATGCGCCGCTCCCCGAGACACTTGACTATTTTCCAATCGGCCCGGCACATGGGGATGTCGGGGTTCAAATCGTCTCAAGCGGGCCGAACGAGTCCGAGGAACAGATTAAGAATGCGTTTATCAAAATGATTCATTCGGCTAAACGAAGCATCTGCATTCAAACGCCTTATTTCATTCCCGACGAAAGCGTGCTCACGGCGCTGCGGCTGGCCGCATTGTCCGGCGTGGAGGTCAATCTGATGATGCCGAGCAAGCCGGATCACAAGATGGTCTACTGGGCATCATTCTCCTATTTGGGCGATCTGCTGGAAGCGGGCGGAAGATGTCTGCTCTATGAAAGAGGCTTTCTTCATGCCAAGTCGATTGTGGTGGACGGAAAGATCGGTTCCGTAGGTACGGCGAATTGCGACATACGAAGCTTCAAGCTGAACTTTGAGGCGAACGCGATCATCTATGACAGCAAGACGGCGGATCAGCTCCAGCAGATTTTCGATATGGACCGAATATACTGCCGGGAGCTTACGTTAACGGAGTACAGCGCAAGGTCGCGCACGCAGAAGATCAAGGAGTCCGTCACACGCCTCTTGTCGCCGATCCTGTAG
- the kduD gene encoding 2-dehydro-3-deoxy-D-gluconate 5-dehydrogenase KduD — translation MQLFDLTGKRALVTGASGGLGQAMAVGLAEAGADIIAVSSSESRETVDQIRSLGREAHFIAADLSKEELLEGVVSEALRLSGGIDILINNAGIIRRMPAADHKRQDWHDVMALNLDAVFFLCQLVGSHMLQRGNGKIINIASMLSYQGGINVPGYTASKHGIAGITKALANEWAGSGIHINAIAPGYMTTNNTAPIIADEKRYNSITERIPAGRWGKPDDLKGPAIFLASSASDYMNGHVLCVDGGWMAR, via the coding sequence ATGCAATTATTCGATCTTACAGGCAAGCGCGCGCTAGTCACCGGTGCTTCCGGAGGTCTTGGACAGGCGATGGCGGTCGGACTGGCTGAGGCCGGAGCCGACATTATCGCCGTATCTTCTTCGGAGAGCAGGGAGACGGTCGATCAGATACGGTCTCTCGGCAGAGAAGCGCATTTCATTGCGGCCGATCTAAGCAAGGAAGAGCTGCTGGAAGGCGTCGTATCGGAAGCGCTCCGTCTATCCGGCGGCATCGACATTCTGATTAATAACGCGGGAATCATCCGCCGCATGCCCGCCGCGGATCACAAGCGTCAGGATTGGCATGACGTTATGGCGCTCAATTTGGATGCGGTCTTCTTCCTCTGTCAGCTGGTGGGCAGCCATATGCTGCAGCGCGGAAACGGCAAGATCATTAACATTGCCTCCATGCTTAGTTATCAAGGCGGCATTAATGTCCCGGGGTATACGGCCAGCAAGCATGGAATAGCCGGTATTACGAAGGCGCTGGCCAATGAATGGGCAGGAAGCGGAATCCACATCAACGCGATTGCGCCAGGCTACATGACGACGAATAATACGGCTCCAATCATAGCCGACGAGAAGCGTTACAACTCCATTACCGAGCGTATTCCTGCCGGACGTTGGGGAAAGCCGGACGATCTGAAGGGACCGGCCATATTCCTGGCTTCCTCTGCATCCGACTATATGAACGGTCATGTACTCTGCGTAGACGGCGGTTGGATGGCTAGATAG
- a CDS encoding DeoR/GlpR family DNA-binding transcription regulator codes for MNPLRRYEIIMEMLLERKEVTVNELSDRLAVTGKTIREDLAKLEEKGLLLRVHGGAMLAHGEQLGLLSAKGPALTRQAEKAEAAERALNYIEPGDIIALDGGSTTLEIARRLDNMPLTVVTNDLNIISELVRRDEIRLVVPGGSRVRNMLAGPEAPSYIRTLNIKKAFISSTGVHLQHGFTIYTNDLIAYKRAIIESSATVYAVVDHYKFGQSALRTFAGLTEAARIITDSGCDPEAAAAFRAAGIEVEY; via the coding sequence ATGAACCCGCTCCGAAGATATGAGATCATAATGGAAATGCTGCTCGAGCGCAAGGAAGTGACGGTGAACGAGCTGAGTGACCGTCTGGCCGTTACGGGCAAGACGATTCGCGAGGATTTGGCGAAGCTGGAAGAGAAGGGGCTGCTCCTGCGCGTACATGGCGGCGCGATGCTGGCCCATGGCGAGCAGCTTGGCCTCCTGTCAGCCAAAGGTCCGGCTCTGACGCGCCAGGCCGAGAAAGCGGAAGCCGCCGAACGCGCCCTCAACTATATCGAGCCCGGCGACATTATCGCGCTCGATGGCGGAAGCACGACGCTTGAGATCGCGCGCCGTCTCGATAATATGCCGCTGACGGTCGTTACCAACGATCTGAATATCATTAGCGAGCTAGTTCGCAGGGATGAGATTCGTCTGGTCGTGCCCGGAGGCAGCCGGGTCCGCAACATGCTTGCAGGTCCCGAGGCTCCCTCGTATATTCGGACGCTGAATATTAAGAAGGCGTTCATTTCCTCCACCGGCGTTCATCTGCAGCACGGGTTTACGATCTATACGAACGATCTGATCGCCTATAAGCGGGCTATTATTGAATCGAGCGCGACCGTTTACGCCGTCGTCGATCATTATAAATTCGGCCAATCGGCGCTTCGTACGTTCGCCGGGCTAACCGAGGCGGCTCGAATTATTACGGACAGCGGATGCGATCCCGAGGCGGCTGCTGCGTTTCGGGCGGCCGGAATCGAAGTGGAATATTGA
- the kduI gene encoding 5-dehydro-4-deoxy-D-glucuronate isomerase: MDIRYASHPNEVKSFDTPRLRQEFLMESLFVPNELKLTYTHVDRFIVGGALPIGRPVQLEADKKEMGADFFLERREIGIINVGGQGTVTVDGTAYSMGSKDGLYIGLGAREVIFSSENAGEPAKFYLNSAPAHRTYPTVKIAISEASPNHLGSISNSNERTIYRYIHAGGVQSCQLVMGMTLLKPGNMWNTMPCHTHNRRSEIYFYFDMQDDGVIFHYMGEPQETRHLVVRNEQAVISPSWSIHSGVGTGSYTFIWGMAGENQTFEDMDAVSMKDLR, from the coding sequence ATGGATATCCGCTATGCCTCCCATCCGAACGAAGTGAAGAGCTTCGATACGCCTAGGCTTCGCCAGGAATTTCTGATGGAATCATTATTCGTTCCGAATGAATTGAAGCTTACTTATACCCATGTGGACCGGTTCATCGTCGGGGGCGCTCTGCCGATTGGCCGGCCTGTGCAGCTGGAGGCGGACAAGAAGGAGATGGGGGCCGACTTTTTTCTTGAGCGACGCGAGATCGGCATCATTAATGTCGGCGGGCAGGGCACGGTGACGGTAGACGGAACGGCTTACAGCATGGGCTCCAAGGACGGCCTGTATATCGGACTCGGTGCACGGGAAGTAATCTTCTCAAGCGAAAACGCCGGCGAACCGGCGAAATTCTATTTGAACTCGGCCCCCGCCCACCGAACGTATCCAACGGTAAAGATCGCCATCAGCGAAGCATCCCCCAATCATCTGGGCAGCATCTCCAATTCCAATGAACGGACGATCTACCGTTACATTCATGCGGGAGGCGTACAGAGCTGTCAGCTCGTAATGGGCATGACGCTGCTGAAACCGGGCAATATGTGGAATACGATGCCTTGCCACACGCATAACCGCCGATCTGAAATTTATTTCTACTTTGATATGCAGGATGACGGCGTTATCTTCCATTACATGGGTGAGCCGCAGGAGACGCGGCATCTCGTCGTGCGCAATGAGCAGGCGGTTATCTCGCCGAGCTGGTCGATTCATAGCGGCGTAGGGACGGGCAGTTATACGTTTATTTGGGGAATGGCGGGCGAGAATCAAACGTTCGAAGATATGGACGCAGTCTCCATGAAGGATTTAAGATAA
- a CDS encoding AraC family transcriptional regulator yields MKGLLPIYLSELIAKSPIVPFIRESDFAIRKPWNMPERRLLDYLLVYIQEGECFFRVDGTTFPLKSGDICLIQPNSLTYLEGRTNSITPFAHLDFFYNPERESSFPTRAGQTDLSGYSHLLQPRLNDQQGIDIPVRLKPKRPIVLRDKLFAMVESWQHRDTIMQLRAQTLATEILLDILEDHTDLTKAERAAPQPLNWITSFFSFNLSEPLTIQEMARRANLSPSRFSAKFKEEFGVPPHQYVLDLRIRHARELLKTTDIGIDEIAAYCGFADIHHFSKAFKKAVNTAPGAYRKISRNGSGPAQLPPT; encoded by the coding sequence ATGAAGGGGCTGCTACCCATCTATTTATCCGAGCTGATTGCCAAATCTCCAATCGTTCCATTCATTCGCGAAAGCGACTTCGCCATACGCAAGCCATGGAACATGCCCGAACGGCGGCTGTTGGACTACCTGCTCGTCTATATCCAGGAGGGCGAATGCTTTTTTCGCGTGGACGGGACCACGTTTCCGCTGAAGAGCGGCGACATTTGTCTTATTCAACCAAACAGTCTCACCTACCTGGAGGGCCGGACGAATTCGATCACTCCGTTCGCCCATCTGGACTTCTTCTATAATCCCGAGCGGGAGAGCAGCTTCCCGACACGGGCCGGACAAACCGATCTGAGCGGCTATTCCCATCTGCTGCAGCCGAGATTAAATGATCAGCAAGGAATCGATATACCGGTCCGTTTAAAACCGAAGCGGCCCATCGTGCTCCGCGACAAGCTGTTCGCGATGGTCGAGAGCTGGCAGCACCGCGATACCATTATGCAGCTGCGCGCGCAAACGCTGGCCACGGAAATTCTGCTCGACATATTGGAAGACCACACCGATCTTACCAAAGCCGAGCGGGCGGCGCCGCAGCCGCTCAATTGGATTACCTCCTTCTTCTCCTTCAACCTGTCCGAACCGCTGACAATCCAGGAGATGGCTCGCAGAGCGAATTTGTCGCCATCCCGGTTCAGCGCGAAATTCAAAGAAGAGTTCGGCGTGCCGCCTCATCAATATGTGCTCGATTTGAGAATACGCCACGCCCGGGAGCTGCTTAAGACAACCGATATCGGAATCGACGAAATCGCAGCCTACTGCGGATTTGCAGACATTCACCACTTCTCGAAGGCATTCAAAAAAGCGGTAAACACCGCTCCTGGCGCCTACCGCAAAATTAGCCGCAACGGCTCCGGGCCCGCCCAGCTGCCGCCAACATAG
- a CDS encoding pyruvate, water dikinase regulatory protein: MINNQNQHIYVCSDAVGETAEAVVKAAMRQFAFNQVKLKRYGHIKHEDEIIAIVDEAARTGGFIAFTLVQPELCEMMKEEAIRRGVRAVDVMGPMMQAFVDTFNDSPKQQPGLLHTLDDAYFRKIDAMEFAVKYDDGKDMRGLQLAQVVLIGVSRTSKTPICIYMAHKGVRAANLPLVPEMNVPSELKVRPDGLIVGLTMDPEKLASIRSERLIAMGLPPGSRYASVERIEEEIVFAQSVMKKLGCEVIDVTNKAVEETAGLILSRIPESIASTSS, encoded by the coding sequence CTGATCAATAATCAGAATCAGCACATATATGTTTGCTCGGATGCCGTTGGCGAGACGGCCGAAGCTGTCGTCAAGGCAGCGATGAGGCAGTTTGCGTTCAATCAAGTGAAGCTGAAGCGTTACGGGCATATTAAACATGAGGATGAAATTATCGCCATCGTGGACGAGGCGGCCCGGACCGGCGGATTCATCGCCTTTACACTGGTACAGCCGGAGCTCTGCGAGATGATGAAGGAAGAAGCCATTCGACGCGGCGTGCGTGCGGTCGATGTGATGGGGCCGATGATGCAGGCGTTTGTCGACACCTTCAATGATTCGCCGAAGCAGCAGCCCGGTTTGCTGCATACGCTGGACGACGCCTATTTTCGCAAAATCGATGCCATGGAGTTTGCGGTCAAATATGACGACGGCAAAGATATGCGCGGGCTGCAGCTGGCCCAGGTCGTCCTGATCGGCGTTTCCCGTACGTCCAAGACGCCCATATGCATCTACATGGCGCATAAGGGCGTCCGCGCCGCCAATCTGCCGCTCGTGCCGGAGATGAACGTGCCCTCCGAGCTGAAGGTGAGGCCGGATGGCTTAATCGTGGGACTTACGATGGATCCGGAGAAGCTCGCCTCCATCCGGTCCGAGCGTCTTATAGCGATGGGGCTTCCGCCTGGCTCCCGTTACGCATCGGTAGAACGGATCGAGGAAGAGATCGTGTTTGCCCAGAGTGTTATGAAGAAGCTTGGATGTGAAGTTATCGACGTTACGAACAAAGCGGTGGAAGAAACGGCCGGGCTGATTTTATCCCGAATTCCGGAGAGCATTGCCTCCACTTCTTCATAG
- a CDS encoding CBS domain-containing protein, translating to MTTIGMEWIDIELTARQLDIVKLVKAHAPITGDQIAEMLGLSRATIRSDLSLLVMLHMLSAKPKVGYFPGELHKAEASAPNWMSISVKQVQGMPVIVTGSLSVHEAVVTLFLENAETLTVIDDQKRFLGIVTAKDMLKLTLGNSQAGSMPVGMVMSRLPDMAAVGPEDLVETVVRIMLAHGLDGVPVLSPEREVVGWVGKTTILRRLLEAADEIHE from the coding sequence TTGACAACGATTGGAATGGAGTGGATCGACATCGAACTGACCGCGCGTCAACTTGACATCGTAAAACTTGTCAAAGCGCATGCGCCAATAACGGGGGACCAGATTGCCGAGATGCTCGGCCTGAGTCGGGCGACAATCCGATCGGACTTGTCGCTCTTGGTCATGCTGCATATGTTAAGCGCCAAACCGAAGGTCGGCTATTTTCCCGGTGAATTGCATAAGGCAGAAGCTTCTGCTCCCAATTGGATGAGCATATCCGTTAAGCAGGTGCAGGGAATGCCTGTCATCGTGACGGGGTCTCTCTCCGTGCATGAGGCGGTTGTGACGTTGTTTCTTGAGAATGCGGAGACGCTGACGGTCATTGACGATCAGAAACGTTTCTTAGGTATCGTCACCGCCAAGGACATGCTGAAGCTGACGCTGGGCAATTCGCAGGCGGGCTCGATGCCGGTTGGAATGGTTATGTCGCGCCTGCCGGACATGGCTGCGGTAGGTCCGGAAGACCTCGTAGAGACGGTCGTACGTATTATGCTAGCGCATGGTCTTGACGGCGTGCCCGTGCTGTCGCCGGAACGTGAAGTCGTCGGTTGGGTTGGAAAGACGACGATTCTACGGCGGTTATTGGAAGCGGCGGACGAGATTCATGAATAG
- the glpX gene encoding class II fructose-bisphosphatase, whose protein sequence is MERELSLEIVRVTEAAALASAPWMGRGDKNEADGAATSAMRLMFDTVSIQGTVVIGEGEMDEAPMLYIGEKVGGGDGPEVDVAVDPLEGTEIVAKGLNNALSVIAVAPKGQLLHAPDMYMEKLAVGPALRGLLSITDSPEVTIAKAAKALDKNISDLTVVLLDRERHTQLIQTLRNIGVRIKLLSDGDVVGAIAPSFPETGIDLYMGSGGAPEGVLAAAALKCLGGELQGRLMPADETEFARCVEMGLSDPRKVLVMDDMVGTSDVIFAATGITPGEFLSGVRYLPDQRVETHSIVMRAKTQTVRHVHATHYLPNKSYLFRNAGALV, encoded by the coding sequence ATGGAACGCGAGTTGTCGCTGGAAATTGTACGGGTGACGGAGGCTGCGGCATTGGCTTCCGCGCCATGGATGGGACGCGGGGACAAGAATGAGGCGGATGGGGCGGCTACTTCGGCCATGCGTCTCATGTTTGACACGGTTTCGATTCAGGGAACAGTCGTCATCGGGGAAGGCGAGATGGACGAGGCGCCAATGCTTTATATTGGGGAGAAAGTCGGCGGAGGCGACGGTCCGGAGGTCGACGTGGCCGTCGATCCTTTGGAAGGAACGGAAATTGTCGCGAAAGGGTTGAACAATGCGCTGTCGGTCATCGCAGTGGCTCCTAAGGGCCAGCTGCTGCATGCTCCGGACATGTATATGGAGAAGCTTGCCGTAGGTCCGGCCCTCCGCGGTCTGCTAAGCATTACCGACTCGCCTGAAGTGACGATCGCAAAGGCTGCAAAGGCGCTGGACAAAAACATATCGGATCTGACGGTCGTACTGCTGGATCGGGAACGCCATACCCAGCTGATTCAAACCTTGCGCAATATCGGGGTAAGAATCAAGCTCTTGTCCGATGGCGATGTTGTCGGCGCAATCGCTCCTTCTTTCCCTGAGACAGGCATTGATCTGTATATGGGCTCCGGCGGCGCTCCGGAAGGCGTATTGGCTGCGGCGGCGCTGAAATGCCTTGGCGGCGAGCTCCAGGGCAGACTCATGCCGGCGGATGAGACGGAATTTGCCCGCTGCGTGGAGATGGGGTTGTCCGATCCCCGGAAGGTATTGGTGATGGACGATATGGTCGGAACAAGCGATGTTATTTTTGCCGCAACGGGCATAACGCCCGGCGAATTTCTCAGCGGCGTCCGCTATTTGCCGGATCAGCGCGTGGAGACGCACTCGATCGTTATGCGCGCGAAGACGCAAACCGTTAGGCATGTGCATGCAACGCATTATTTGCCGAATAAATCTTATTTGTTCCGGAACGCCGGCGCACTTGTCTAG
- a CDS encoding Gfo/Idh/MocA family protein yields the protein MSKVKVAVIGCGSISRFRHVPEYADHPNVELVAFVDLVPERAQLFADKYGAKAYTDYKEMLKIEKPDAVSVNLPNVLHAPVSIDVANAGAHVLVEKPMATTTEEGLAMIEAAKKNNVFLMVGHNQRLMPPHVKAKEILETGALGKVLTFRTSFGHPGPEGWSVDGRNSWFFNKEEAIMGAMGDLGVHKSDLIRYLLSDEVSEVGAFIGTQHKEGTEVDDNATCLLRMKSGAIGSLVASWTYYKGEDNSTVLWCENGVMKIGTHPDDQVIVELRNGTVEKYKVGAISTNDKQETSGVIDAFIDSIVSGNPPSISGEEGLKSLQVILAAFESQATGQIIKL from the coding sequence ATGTCAAAAGTTAAAGTGGCAGTCATCGGCTGCGGTTCGATTTCAAGGTTTCGCCATGTACCGGAATATGCGGATCATCCGAACGTAGAGCTCGTTGCATTCGTCGATCTTGTGCCTGAACGGGCGCAGCTGTTTGCCGACAAATACGGTGCGAAAGCTTATACCGATTATAAAGAAATGCTGAAAATCGAGAAGCCTGACGCAGTAAGCGTCAACCTGCCTAACGTACTGCATGCGCCTGTTTCCATCGATGTAGCCAATGCCGGAGCCCATGTTCTGGTCGAGAAGCCGATGGCTACAACGACAGAAGAAGGTCTGGCCATGATCGAAGCCGCGAAGAAAAACAACGTGTTCCTGATGGTCGGCCATAATCAGCGCCTGATGCCTCCTCACGTGAAGGCGAAGGAAATCCTGGAAACCGGAGCGCTTGGAAAAGTGCTTACGTTCCGTACTTCTTTCGGACATCCGGGACCTGAAGGCTGGAGCGTAGACGGACGCAACAGCTGGTTCTTCAACAAGGAAGAAGCCATTATGGGCGCTATGGGCGATCTGGGCGTTCACAAGTCCGATCTGATCCGGTACCTGCTCAGCGACGAAGTGTCGGAAGTAGGAGCTTTCATTGGAACGCAGCATAAAGAAGGTACGGAAGTCGACGATAACGCAACCTGCTTGCTCCGGATGAAGAGCGGTGCCATCGGTTCGCTTGTTGCCAGCTGGACGTACTACAAAGGCGAAGACAACAGCACGGTGCTGTGGTGCGAGAACGGCGTCATGAAAATCGGTACGCATCCGGACGATCAAGTCATTGTCGAGCTGCGTAACGGCACGGTGGAAAAGTACAAAGTAGGCGCAATTTCAACGAACGACAAGCAGGAGACCAGCGGCGTTATCGATGCCTTCATCGATTCCATCGTATCGGGCAATCCGCCAAGCATCTCCGGCGAAGAAGGATTGAAATCCCTGCAGGTCATTTTGGCCGCTTTCGAATCCCAAGCTACCGGACAAATCATTAAACTGTAA
- a CDS encoding sugar phosphate isomerase/epimerase family protein, which translates to MRKMGIGLQLFTLRNETAADFAGTLRKVAELGYEGVEFAGYGGLSTAEMKELLKETGLKAVGSHVGMDRLREDLQGEIDYLKAIGGRYIICPWLPESERGQVEDWKKHIEFWIETGAEVRKQGLQFAYHNHDFEFHLQMDGEYVFDAIYSASAPEDIQVEMDVCWVQFAGQDPLAYIRKYAGRLPLLHLKDFTKDEQGNMVTLELGQGDVPLKEVIAAASEANVEWFLVEQDNCQNPPLESIANSLNWVKENYLSQL; encoded by the coding sequence ATGAGAAAAATGGGTATTGGCCTGCAATTATTCACGCTGCGGAATGAGACTGCTGCCGATTTTGCCGGCACGCTGCGGAAAGTTGCGGAGCTTGGCTATGAAGGCGTGGAATTTGCAGGGTATGGTGGACTATCGACGGCTGAGATGAAGGAGCTCCTGAAGGAGACCGGGCTGAAGGCCGTCGGGAGTCATGTCGGAATGGATCGTCTTCGCGAGGATCTGCAGGGAGAAATCGACTACCTGAAAGCGATTGGCGGGCGTTATATCATTTGTCCGTGGTTGCCGGAATCCGAGCGCGGGCAGGTGGAAGATTGGAAGAAGCATATCGAATTCTGGATCGAAACCGGAGCTGAAGTCCGCAAGCAGGGGCTGCAGTTTGCGTATCATAACCATGATTTTGAATTCCATCTTCAGATGGATGGCGAGTACGTATTCGATGCGATTTACTCCGCTTCTGCGCCGGAAGATATTCAGGTCGAGATGGACGTCTGCTGGGTTCAGTTTGCCGGGCAGGATCCGCTTGCGTACATTCGCAAGTATGCCGGCCGTCTGCCGCTTCTCCACTTGAAGGATTTCACCAAAGACGAGCAGGGCAATATGGTGACGCTTGAGCTTGGACAAGGCGATGTTCCGCTGAAGGAAGTCATTGCGGCAGCTTCGGAAGCGAATGTGGAGTGGTTTCTTGTCGAGCAGGACAACTGCCAGAATCCGCCGCTCGAAAGTATTGCTAACAGCCTGAACTGGGTGAAAGAGAACTATTTATCCCAATTATAA
- a CDS encoding helix-turn-helix transcriptional regulator, translating to MKSESTVLSCGYSYHTQRFDDQHNNGLHSYLFRLQTEGHSEAVIQGRRVALRPGDLLLLERGSTYELHVQEHRHKGGEASIASGDYYILCEGEWIDSWWTRSSKPSLAHIDPDEKLLGLWRHLIAEKRRQPGGEDRELIDYLLRTICLYLERAVTEAQAPSARPPFAVLRMKRYIEENATSRFKIEDAAKYAGLSTSRSVHLFKQHVGQSMMAYATGVRLSAALERMKYTSMTLHQIAENCGFGEYSYFHKVFKQYYGISPGVYRDSITNAADENLATAKSAADGYL from the coding sequence ATGAAATCCGAATCCACCGTTCTCTCCTGCGGCTATTCTTATCATACCCAACGGTTTGACGATCAGCACAACAATGGTCTTCACTCCTATCTGTTCCGCCTCCAAACCGAAGGTCACAGTGAAGCGGTCATTCAAGGGCGTCGAGTCGCGCTCCGGCCCGGCGATTTGCTGCTGCTGGAGCGGGGATCGACCTATGAGCTGCATGTGCAGGAGCACAGGCACAAAGGGGGAGAAGCCTCGATTGCCAGCGGCGATTATTACATTCTTTGCGAAGGGGAGTGGATCGATAGCTGGTGGACGCGCTCCTCAAAGCCGTCGCTCGCACATATCGATCCGGATGAGAAGCTGTTAGGCTTGTGGCGGCATCTCATTGCCGAGAAACGGCGCCAGCCGGGAGGGGAGGATCGTGAGCTCATCGATTATTTGCTTCGAACGATATGCTTATACTTGGAACGGGCCGTGACGGAAGCACAAGCGCCGAGTGCCCGTCCCCCATTTGCCGTGCTGCGGATGAAACGATATATCGAGGAGAATGCGACGAGCCGGTTCAAAATCGAGGATGCCGCGAAGTATGCCGGCCTAAGCACGTCCCGTTCCGTCCATCTATTCAAGCAGCATGTCGGCCAGTCCATGATGGCCTATGCGACCGGAGTCCGTTTATCCGCTGCGCTCGAACGGATGAAGTATACGTCCATGACGCTCCATCAGATCGCTGAAAACTGCGGCTTCGGCGAATATTCGTATTTCCATAAAGTATTCAAGCAGTATTACGGCATCTCGCCCGGCGTTTATCGAGACAGCATTACGAATGCAGCCGATGAGAACCTCGCCACAGCAAAATCCGCTGCCGACGGCTATCTCTAA